From Actinosynnema mirum DSM 43827, a single genomic window includes:
- a CDS encoding ROK family protein translates to MIAVDVGGTETKAALVEASPEGARPVRELRVPTPRRDTGEATARAVVAEVVELGKRLRGAAEPAAIGLVVPGLVDEASGTGVYSANLGWRDFPFAAEVASAAGLPVAFGHDVRAGGLAELRLGAARGSRNAVVLPIGTGIAAALVVDGRVRALPGEVGHVDVGHGDPCGCGQTGCVEARASSAAIARRYSSLTGRAVAGAADVAALLRAGDPAAAAVWREAVDALARGILLVAALLGPELVVLGGGLALAGPLLTDPLRGRLDELASFQRLPELRLAELGDGAGRLGAALLAIDMLEET, encoded by the coding sequence GTGATCGCCGTCGACGTCGGCGGCACCGAGACGAAAGCCGCGCTGGTCGAGGCCTCCCCCGAGGGAGCCCGACCGGTGCGCGAGCTGCGCGTCCCCACACCGCGCCGCGACACCGGCGAGGCGACCGCGCGTGCCGTCGTGGCCGAGGTCGTCGAGCTGGGCAAGCGCTTGCGCGGCGCCGCGGAGCCCGCCGCGATCGGCCTGGTCGTCCCCGGTCTGGTGGACGAGGCGAGCGGCACGGGCGTCTACTCCGCCAACCTCGGCTGGCGCGACTTCCCCTTCGCCGCGGAGGTCGCCTCGGCCGCAGGCCTCCCGGTCGCCTTCGGCCACGACGTGCGCGCCGGCGGTCTCGCCGAGCTGCGCCTGGGCGCGGCCAGGGGCTCGCGCAACGCCGTCGTGCTGCCCATCGGCACCGGCATCGCCGCCGCGCTGGTCGTGGACGGCCGGGTGCGGGCCCTGCCCGGCGAGGTCGGGCACGTGGACGTCGGCCACGGCGACCCGTGCGGCTGCGGGCAGACCGGGTGCGTCGAGGCGCGGGCGTCGTCGGCGGCGATCGCCAGGCGGTACTCCTCTCTGACCGGGCGCGCGGTCGCGGGGGCCGCCGACGTGGCCGCGCTCCTCCGGGCGGGCGATCCCGCCGCGGCGGCGGTGTGGCGCGAGGCGGTGGACGCCCTGGCCAGGGGCATCCTGCTGGTGGCCGCGCTGCTCGGCCCTGAGCTGGTGGTGCTGGGCGGCGGGCTGGCGCTGGCCGGTCCGCTGCTCACCGACCCCCTGCGGGGGCGGCTGGACGAGCTGGCCTCGTTCCAGCGGCTCCCGGAACTGCGGCTGGCGGAGCTGGGCGACGGGGCGGGACGCCTCGGGGCCGCGCTGCTGGCCATCGACATGCTGGAGGAGACATGA
- the nagA gene encoding N-acetylglucosamine-6-phosphate deacetylase, whose product MSTWGGPVDVTLAGGRVVTPDGVLDDGWVAVRDGRIAAVGSGAAPEGPVTDLGGALLVPGFIDIHCHGGGGEAFTSGDPEKVRKAADAHRRRGTTTMLASLVSRPVPELAGQVAALAELVDDGVVAGVHLEGPFLSAARCGAHDPAILCPPDRGSLDALLRAGRGAVRMVTVAPELEHAVDAVRHLVENGAIAAIGHTDATEAQVRPAVDAGATVATHLFNGMRPLHHREPGPIGALLDDERVTVELICDLVHLHPTTVRLAARHAGAGRTVLVTDAIAAAGVGDGVYDIGGLEVRVVDGVPTLAGGGSLAGSTLTMDAAFRNAVTGCGLDVVEAVRATSARPAELLGLAGETGRIAEGLAADLVVLDADLRPREVMSRGAWVKD is encoded by the coding sequence ATGAGCACGTGGGGTGGACCGGTGGACGTGACCCTGGCCGGAGGTCGGGTCGTCACGCCGGACGGGGTGCTCGACGACGGGTGGGTGGCGGTCCGGGACGGCCGGATCGCGGCGGTGGGCTCCGGGGCCGCTCCCGAGGGCCCGGTGACCGACCTCGGCGGGGCGCTGCTGGTGCCCGGCTTCATCGACATCCACTGCCACGGGGGCGGCGGTGAGGCGTTCACCAGCGGAGACCCCGAGAAGGTGCGCAAGGCCGCCGACGCGCACCGCAGGCGCGGCACGACGACGATGCTCGCCAGCCTGGTGTCCCGGCCGGTGCCGGAGCTGGCCGGGCAGGTCGCCGCGCTGGCCGAGCTGGTGGACGACGGCGTGGTCGCGGGCGTGCACCTGGAGGGGCCGTTCCTGTCGGCGGCGCGCTGCGGCGCGCACGACCCGGCGATCCTGTGCCCCCCGGACCGGGGCTCGCTGGACGCGCTGCTGCGCGCGGGCAGGGGCGCGGTGCGGATGGTGACGGTGGCGCCGGAGCTGGAGCACGCCGTGGACGCGGTGCGGCACCTGGTGGAGAACGGCGCGATCGCCGCGATCGGGCACACCGACGCCACCGAGGCGCAGGTGCGGCCCGCCGTGGACGCGGGCGCGACGGTCGCGACGCACCTGTTCAACGGGATGCGCCCGCTGCACCACCGCGAGCCGGGACCGATCGGCGCGCTGCTGGACGACGAGCGGGTGACCGTCGAGCTGATCTGCGACCTGGTGCACCTGCACCCGACGACCGTGCGGCTGGCCGCGCGGCACGCCGGGGCGGGGCGGACGGTGCTGGTCACGGACGCGATCGCGGCGGCGGGCGTCGGCGACGGCGTGTACGACATCGGCGGGCTGGAGGTGCGCGTGGTGGACGGCGTGCCGACGCTGGCGGGCGGCGGTTCGCTCGCGGGCAGCACGCTGACCATGGACGCGGCGTTCCGCAACGCGGTCACCGGCTGCGGGCTGGACGTGGTGGAGGCGGTGCGCGCCACGTCGGCCAGGCCCGCCGAGCTGCTGGGGCTGGCCGGGGAGACGGGCCGGATCGCCGAGGGCCTGGCCGCCGACCTGGTGGTGCTGGACGCCGACCTGCGGCCCCGCGAGGTGATGAGCCGGGGCGCCTGGGTGAAAGACTGA
- a CDS encoding DedA family protein, with amino-acid sequence MVEVTVAPTTSVALGPDWLNPEYLLNGLGPYMLVGLCFIIFAECGLLVGFFLPGDSLLFTSGLFVANGLLDYPLWLVCLLLTACAFIGNVVGYWIGHRAGPALFAKPDSKIFKKEYVDKTTQFFDKYGARAIVMARFVPIVRTFITAMAGVGRMDAKKFFTYSLIGGAAWAAGLTVLGYFLGQIEFVRNNIEMMLILIVLISVVPIIIEFVKARRENKTLVQAEADDITQQFQQVSDPEATQHIRRIEG; translated from the coding sequence GTGGTCGAGGTGACGGTCGCGCCCACCACTTCGGTCGCCCTCGGCCCGGACTGGCTCAACCCCGAGTACCTGCTGAACGGACTGGGTCCGTACATGCTGGTCGGGTTGTGCTTCATCATCTTCGCGGAGTGCGGCCTGCTGGTCGGCTTCTTCCTGCCCGGTGACTCCCTGTTGTTCACCTCGGGCCTCTTCGTCGCGAACGGACTGCTGGACTACCCGCTCTGGTTGGTCTGCCTGCTCCTGACCGCGTGCGCGTTCATCGGCAACGTCGTCGGCTACTGGATCGGCCACCGCGCAGGCCCCGCGCTGTTCGCCAAGCCGGATTCCAAGATCTTCAAGAAGGAGTACGTCGACAAGACGACTCAGTTCTTCGACAAGTACGGCGCCCGCGCGATCGTGATGGCGCGGTTCGTGCCGATCGTGCGCACCTTCATCACCGCCATGGCGGGCGTCGGCCGCATGGACGCCAAGAAGTTCTTCACCTACTCCCTGATCGGCGGCGCGGCCTGGGCCGCGGGGCTGACGGTCCTGGGCTACTTCCTCGGCCAGATCGAGTTCGTCCGGAACAACATCGAGATGATGCTGATCCTGATCGTGCTGATCTCGGTCGTGCCGATCATCATCGAGTTCGTCAAGGCCCGCCGCGAGAACAAGACCCTCGTGCAGGCCGAGGCCGACGACATCACCCAGCAGTTCCAGCAGGTCTCCGACCCGGAGGCCACGCAGCACATCCGCCGGATCGAGGGCTGA
- a CDS encoding FAD-binding oxidoreductase — protein MEPLLAELRTAVGPSAVLTDTDVTSAYERDMMPLAPHGSPLAVVLPSTAAQVQDVVRACAAAGVPIVPRGAGSGLSGAANALPGCVVLVTTRMNAIVEVDPANRLAVVEPGVVNLDLRTAVEAHGLFYPPDPSSYDWCTIGGNLATNAGGLCCVKYGVTTDSVLGLEVVLASGELLRTGRRTVKGVAGYDLTKLFVGSEGTLGVITRATLALRPLPQAPATLVATFDSTSAAGAAVTGVVRAGVVPSLMEIMDRSSVQAVERYLRTDLGAGAAVLLCQSDSGGEAALRELGEVARVCEEAGAELVHTTDDPAEGADLLAARRAVLTALEVYGTWLTDDVCVPRTRIADLITGCEAIAEDVRLRIAVVGHAGDGNMHPTIVYDPASADEAERALAAFERILALGLDLGGTVTGEHGVGKVKQAWLEREAGPVALRVHRDLKRALDPQGLFNPGSMFSPPREG, from the coding sequence ATGGAGCCTCTGCTGGCCGAGCTCCGCACCGCCGTCGGACCCTCGGCGGTGCTGACCGACACCGACGTCACCTCGGCCTACGAGCGGGACATGATGCCGCTCGCCCCGCACGGGTCACCGCTGGCGGTGGTGCTGCCGTCCACGGCGGCGCAGGTGCAGGACGTGGTCAGGGCGTGCGCGGCGGCCGGGGTGCCGATCGTGCCGCGCGGCGCGGGCAGCGGGCTGTCCGGGGCGGCCAACGCGCTGCCCGGCTGCGTCGTGCTGGTCACCACGAGGATGAACGCGATCGTGGAGGTCGACCCGGCGAACCGGCTGGCCGTCGTCGAGCCCGGCGTGGTCAACCTCGACCTGCGCACGGCGGTGGAGGCGCACGGGCTGTTCTACCCGCCCGACCCGTCCAGCTACGACTGGTGCACGATCGGCGGCAACCTCGCCACGAACGCGGGCGGGCTGTGCTGCGTCAAGTACGGCGTCACCACCGACTCGGTGCTCGGGCTGGAGGTCGTGCTGGCCAGCGGCGAGCTGCTCAGGACCGGCCGCCGCACGGTCAAGGGCGTCGCGGGCTACGACCTGACCAAGCTCTTCGTCGGCAGCGAGGGCACCCTCGGCGTCATCACCCGGGCGACGTTGGCGCTGCGGCCCCTGCCGCAGGCCCCGGCCACGCTGGTCGCCACGTTCGACAGCACCTCGGCGGCGGGGGCGGCGGTCACCGGGGTGGTGCGCGCGGGCGTCGTGCCCTCGCTGATGGAGATCATGGACCGCTCGTCCGTCCAGGCCGTCGAGCGGTACCTGCGGACCGACCTGGGCGCGGGCGCGGCGGTGCTGCTGTGCCAGTCGGACTCGGGCGGCGAGGCGGCCCTGCGCGAGCTGGGCGAGGTCGCGCGGGTGTGCGAGGAGGCGGGCGCCGAGCTGGTGCACACCACCGACGACCCGGCCGAGGGCGCCGACCTGCTGGCCGCGCGGCGGGCGGTGCTGACCGCGCTGGAGGTCTACGGGACCTGGCTGACGGACGACGTGTGCGTGCCCAGGACCCGGATCGCCGACCTCATCACCGGGTGCGAGGCGATCGCCGAGGACGTGCGGCTGCGGATCGCGGTGGTCGGGCACGCCGGGGACGGCAACATGCACCCGACGATCGTCTACGACCCGGCGTCCGCCGACGAGGCGGAGCGGGCGCTGGCGGCGTTCGAGCGGATCCTCGCGCTGGGGCTCGACCTCGGCGGCACGGTCACCGGGGAGCACGGCGTGGGGAAGGTCAAGCAGGCCTGGCTGGAGCGCGAGGCCGGACCGGTGGCCCTGCGGGTCCACCGCGACCTGAAGCGCGCGCTGGACCCGCAGGGGCTGTTCAACCCCGGTTCGATGTTCAGCCCCCCGCGGGAGGGCTGA
- a CDS encoding DedA family protein yields MVLSASTQAAGIFSLDQAGPLAVWVITLSFVFFECAFIFGLFLPGDSLLFAAGVVLAQHDGELSAWLLSAAAMVVAVVGNQIGYYIGRTGGTRLLARRGGKILNKENLERAREFLDRRGFWAIVLARWIPWIRTFAPMIAGAAGMNPRRFALATTVGALAWVPTLVLAGYYAAGLLTAVPWLEAAAVVVSVAFFVIGTGVGVWRYRQEVRKPVDETVEDVAAQR; encoded by the coding sequence GTGGTGCTGTCCGCTTCGACCCAAGCCGCCGGGATCTTCTCCTTGGACCAGGCAGGTCCCCTCGCGGTGTGGGTGATCACCCTCAGCTTCGTGTTCTTCGAGTGCGCGTTCATCTTCGGGCTGTTCCTGCCCGGCGACTCGCTGCTGTTCGCGGCGGGCGTCGTGCTGGCCCAGCACGACGGCGAGCTGAGCGCCTGGCTGCTGTCGGCCGCCGCGATGGTGGTGGCGGTGGTGGGCAACCAGATCGGCTACTACATCGGCCGCACCGGTGGCACCCGGCTGCTCGCCAGGCGCGGCGGGAAGATCCTGAACAAGGAGAACCTGGAGCGGGCGCGCGAGTTCCTGGACCGCCGGGGGTTCTGGGCGATCGTGCTGGCCAGGTGGATCCCGTGGATCCGCACGTTCGCGCCGATGATCGCGGGCGCGGCCGGGATGAACCCGAGGCGGTTCGCGCTGGCCACCACGGTGGGAGCGCTGGCCTGGGTGCCGACCCTGGTGCTCGCGGGCTACTACGCGGCAGGCCTGCTCACGGCGGTGCCGTGGCTGGAGGCGGCCGCCGTCGTGGTGAGCGTCGCGTTCTTCGTGATCGGCACCGGCGTCGGCGTGTGGCGCTACCGCCAGGAGGTGCGCAAGCCGGTGGACGAGACGGTCGAGGACGTCGCCGCGCAGCGCTGA
- a CDS encoding nucleoside/nucleotide kinase family protein has translation MRFEELVERARALAAAGERRVLGIGGAPGSGKSTLARRLVDELGPDAALVEMDGFHLAQRELERLGAAERKGAPDTFDVSGYADLLGRLKAHGPDVVYAPEFRREIEEPVACAVPVDPAVPLVVTEGNYLLLQYEKWKRVRLVLDEAWFLRIDEDLRVRRLVERHVRYGRPEAEARERVLRGSDHVNALMVNSSSAGADLVIAEVR, from the coding sequence GTGAGGTTCGAGGAGCTGGTCGAGCGGGCGAGAGCGCTCGCCGCAGCGGGCGAGCGGCGGGTCCTGGGGATCGGCGGCGCGCCGGGGTCGGGCAAGTCGACACTGGCCAGGAGGCTGGTGGACGAGCTCGGGCCGGACGCGGCCCTGGTCGAGATGGACGGCTTCCACCTCGCGCAGCGGGAGCTGGAGCGGCTCGGCGCCGCCGAGCGCAAGGGCGCCCCGGACACGTTCGACGTGTCCGGCTACGCCGACCTGCTCGGCAGGCTCAAGGCGCACGGCCCGGACGTGGTGTACGCGCCGGAGTTCCGCCGCGAGATCGAGGAGCCGGTGGCCTGCGCGGTGCCGGTCGACCCGGCCGTGCCGCTCGTGGTCACCGAGGGGAACTACCTGCTGCTCCAGTACGAGAAGTGGAAGCGGGTGCGGCTCGTGCTGGACGAGGCCTGGTTCCTGCGGATCGACGAGGACCTGCGGGTGCGGCGGCTCGTCGAGCGGCACGTCCGCTACGGCAGGCCCGAGGCCGAGGCGCGCGAGCGGGTGCTGCGCGGCAGCGACCACGTCAACGCGCTCATGGTGAACTCGTCCAGCGCGGGGGCCGACCTGGTGATCGCGGAAGTGCGCTGA
- a CDS encoding PfkB family carbohydrate kinase, whose product MAVVLCVGLTTVDVTQQVDEFPEPGEKMQSLAAFTSPGGPAANAATAVAALGHRAVLVTAAGSDPLGALALRGLADRRVEVVDTAPEDFRIALSMVVVRAGDGERTVVSRNAGGHLPAVPADLPDRVAEADVLLLDGHLGPLALAAARSARGRGVPVVLDAGSWKPVLDDLLPLVDVAACSAAFPLTERAVHDRGVPLVIRTRGALPVTWSNRTTAGPARPEPGAAGAGTTPAGSAGPDGGPVVSAGEVPVTPVPVRDTNGAGDVWHGALAVALARREPVARAVAWANEVAAVRVRNPAERWVEELWRWRDSG is encoded by the coding sequence GTGGCAGTTGTCCTGTGTGTCGGGCTGACGACCGTCGATGTCACCCAACAGGTGGATGAGTTCCCGGAACCGGGCGAAAAGATGCAGTCCCTCGCCGCCTTCACGTCACCCGGTGGTCCCGCCGCCAACGCGGCCACCGCCGTCGCCGCCCTCGGCCACCGCGCCGTCCTGGTCACCGCCGCCGGGTCCGACCCGCTCGGCGCGCTCGCCCTGCGCGGCCTCGCCGACCGCCGCGTCGAGGTGGTCGACACCGCCCCCGAGGACTTCCGGATCGCGCTCAGCATGGTCGTCGTGCGGGCGGGCGACGGCGAGCGCACCGTCGTGTCCCGCAACGCGGGCGGCCACCTGCCCGCCGTGCCCGCCGACCTGCCCGACCGGGTCGCCGAGGCGGACGTGCTGCTGCTCGACGGCCACCTCGGCCCGCTGGCGCTCGCCGCCGCCCGCTCGGCGCGCGGGCGCGGCGTGCCGGTGGTGCTGGACGCCGGGAGCTGGAAGCCTGTCCTGGACGACCTGCTGCCGCTGGTGGACGTCGCCGCCTGCTCGGCAGCCTTCCCGCTGACCGAGCGCGCGGTGCACGACCGGGGCGTGCCGCTGGTGATCCGGACGCGCGGCGCCCTCCCCGTGACCTGGTCGAACCGCACCACCGCCGGACCGGCGCGCCCCGAGCCGGGAGCGGCCGGGGCGGGCACGACCCCGGCGGGGAGCGCGGGGCCCGACGGCGGCCCGGTGGTTTCGGCGGGCGAGGTCCCGGTGACCCCGGTGCCGGTGCGGGACACCAACGGCGCGGGCGACGTGTGGCACGGCGCTCTGGCGGTCGCCCTCGCGCGGCGCGAACCGGTGGCGCGGGCCGTCGCGTGGGCCAACGAGGTCGCGGCGGTCCGGGTGCGCAACCCGGCCGAGCGCTGGGTCGAGGAGTTGTGGCGGTGGCGGGACAGCGGGTGA
- a CDS encoding LacI family DNA-binding transcriptional regulator: MREVAGLAGVSITTVSHVVNETRSVAGSTRDRVLKAIEETGYTGDAIARSLVTGGTKSLGLAVSLESHPYFAELIAAIEAEATAAGYTLVLIDTRESAESEQAAVRVLRSRRVDGVLLTPTSGSAALPELRRLGVPTVLVDRLVVAKDLDQVGPENVQATSSLVTHVAELGHRRIGLVTGAPGLATTDERVLGYRLGLGRAGLAWDEDVVRTSLGPMLGSVTAVVVGGHQALVGVLREARARNVRIGSDLALVAYDEVEWAELVDPPLTALAQPVEEIGRTAVRLLLSRISEPERTPETIRLAPELRHRSSCGCR; this comes from the coding sequence ATGCGGGAGGTCGCCGGTCTCGCCGGGGTGTCGATCACCACCGTCTCACACGTGGTGAACGAGACCCGGTCGGTGGCGGGGAGCACGCGGGACCGGGTGCTCAAGGCCATCGAGGAGACCGGGTACACCGGGGACGCGATCGCGCGATCGCTGGTCACCGGGGGCACGAAGTCGCTGGGGCTCGCGGTGTCGCTGGAGTCGCACCCGTACTTCGCGGAGCTGATCGCGGCGATCGAGGCCGAGGCGACGGCGGCGGGCTACACGCTGGTGCTGATCGACACGCGGGAGAGCGCGGAGTCGGAGCAGGCGGCGGTGCGGGTGCTGCGCTCGCGGCGGGTCGACGGGGTGCTGCTGACGCCCACGTCCGGCAGCGCGGCGCTCCCGGAGCTGCGGCGGCTGGGCGTGCCGACGGTGCTGGTGGACCGGCTGGTGGTGGCCAAGGACCTGGACCAGGTGGGGCCGGAGAACGTGCAGGCGACGTCGTCGCTGGTCACGCACGTGGCCGAGCTGGGGCACCGGCGGATCGGGCTGGTCACCGGCGCGCCGGGGCTGGCCACGACGGACGAGCGGGTGCTCGGCTACCGGCTGGGGCTCGGCAGGGCCGGGCTGGCGTGGGACGAGGACGTGGTGCGCACCTCGCTGGGGCCGATGCTGGGGTCGGTGACGGCGGTGGTGGTCGGCGGGCACCAGGCGCTGGTGGGCGTGCTGCGGGAGGCGCGGGCGCGGAACGTGCGGATCGGCTCGGACCTGGCGCTGGTGGCGTACGACGAGGTGGAGTGGGCCGAGCTGGTCGACCCGCCGCTGACCGCGCTGGCGCAGCCGGTGGAGGAGATCGGGCGCACGGCGGTGCGGCTGCTGCTGTCCCGGATCAGCGAGCCGGAGCGGACGCCGGAGACGATCCGGCTGGCCCCGGAGCTGCGGCACCGCAGCTCGTGCGGGTGCCGCTGA
- a CDS encoding glycoside hydrolase family 76 protein: MTTPKLHAARAGVAERAIRSRHLRSVWGLPGTALGLNAWPPDLGVRAHRSFGYWWQAHLVDCVVDAQLRAPRLSRATLVEQLVRGLRVRNLTGWTNDYYDDVAWLGLALQRAAGVGVPRPRAVEAVATRLREGLTDHGGGGLWWRRGDDFKNVPANGPAAIFFARRARASGDRADLGRARSIVDWVEDNLADPETGLVWDGLHLRPDGSVREVERVLYTYCQGVHLGACLEIARSGGGPRWADRAARVIAGVDRELAADRVLRGHGGGDGGLFSGILARYLAQAALHLDRPEAVLAAELVVASAEAAWANRSAAVSGPLFGPDWARPTGAPEAGAAERDLSVQLGGWMVLEAAALLEERGRVPRRRLTARG; this comes from the coding sequence GTGACGACGCCGAAGCTGCACGCCGCCCGCGCCGGGGTGGCCGAGCGCGCCATCCGGTCACGGCACCTGCGCAGTGTCTGGGGGCTGCCCGGCACCGCGCTCGGGCTGAACGCCTGGCCGCCGGACCTGGGGGTCCGCGCGCACCGGAGCTTCGGCTACTGGTGGCAGGCGCACCTGGTCGACTGCGTCGTCGACGCCCAGCTCCGCGCCCCGCGCCTGTCCAGGGCCACCCTCGTCGAGCAGCTGGTGCGCGGCCTGCGGGTGCGCAACCTGACCGGCTGGACCAACGACTACTACGACGACGTCGCCTGGCTCGGGCTCGCCCTGCAGCGCGCGGCGGGCGTCGGCGTCCCCCGGCCGCGCGCCGTCGAGGCCGTCGCCACCCGGCTGCGCGAGGGCCTGACCGACCACGGTGGCGGCGGGCTGTGGTGGCGCAGGGGTGACGACTTCAAGAACGTGCCCGCCAACGGTCCCGCCGCGATCTTCTTCGCCCGCCGGGCCCGCGCGAGCGGCGACCGCGCCGACCTCGGCCGCGCCCGCTCGATCGTGGACTGGGTGGAGGACAACCTCGCCGACCCCGAGACCGGGCTGGTCTGGGACGGGCTGCACCTGCGCCCGGACGGCTCCGTCCGCGAGGTCGAGCGCGTGCTCTACACCTACTGCCAGGGCGTGCACCTGGGCGCCTGCCTGGAGATCGCGCGCTCCGGCGGCGGACCGCGCTGGGCGGACCGGGCGGCGCGGGTGATCGCGGGCGTTGACCGGGAGCTGGCGGCGGACCGGGTGCTGCGCGGGCACGGCGGTGGCGACGGCGGGCTGTTCAGCGGCATCCTCGCCCGCTACCTCGCGCAGGCCGCGCTGCACCTGGACCGGCCGGAGGCGGTGCTCGCGGCGGAGCTGGTGGTGGCCTCGGCGGAGGCGGCGTGGGCCAACCGGTCCGCCGCGGTGTCCGGGCCGCTGTTCGGGCCCGACTGGGCGCGGCCCACCGGCGCGCCCGAGGCCGGTGCGGCGGAGCGGGACCTGTCGGTGCAGCTCGGCGGCTGGATGGTGCTGGAGGCGGCGGCGCTGCTGGAGGAGCGCGGCAGGGTGCCGCGGCGGCGGCTCACGGCGCGGGGGTGA
- a CDS encoding TrmH family RNA methyltransferase, with product MAGEVLLEGFHAVKHALRFGGAGAVREVLLTDRDAVLALARSHAPDLVDVFAAVEPVTAAELVRRTGRAHPTGVAGFAARPAAAVPGPDRTAPLVLLDNPRNLGNFGAVVRVAAGLGASGVVSTGDVDPWHPTVLRGSAGLHYALPVARVDDPAALEGELFAFDADGEPVDRVRFPDGAVLAFGSERHGLSERTRARADRVVSLPMRPLVSSYNLTTSVAMALYHWDLLRRAEDR from the coding sequence GTGGCCGGGGAAGTGCTGCTGGAGGGGTTCCACGCGGTCAAGCACGCGCTGCGCTTCGGCGGCGCGGGCGCGGTCCGCGAGGTGCTGCTGACCGACCGGGACGCCGTGCTCGCGCTGGCCCGCTCGCACGCCCCCGACCTGGTCGACGTGTTCGCCGCCGTCGAGCCGGTCACCGCCGCCGAGCTGGTCCGCCGCACCGGCCGCGCCCACCCCACCGGCGTCGCGGGCTTCGCCGCCCGACCAGCCGCCGCCGTGCCGGGCCCCGACCGGACCGCCCCGCTGGTGCTGCTGGACAACCCGCGCAACCTCGGCAACTTCGGCGCGGTCGTGCGCGTCGCCGCCGGCCTGGGCGCGAGCGGCGTGGTGTCGACCGGCGACGTCGACCCGTGGCACCCGACCGTCCTGCGCGGCAGCGCCGGGCTGCACTACGCCCTGCCCGTCGCGCGGGTGGACGACCCGGCCGCGCTGGAGGGCGAGCTGTTCGCGTTCGACGCGGACGGCGAGCCGGTGGACCGGGTGCGGTTCCCGGACGGGGCCGTCCTGGCGTTCGGCTCGGAGCGGCACGGGCTGTCCGAGCGCACCCGCGCCCGCGCCGACCGCGTGGTGTCGCTGCCGATGCGCCCGCTGGTGTCCAGCTACAACCTGACCACGAGCGTCGCGATGGCGCTCTACCACTGGGACCTGCTCCGCCGGGCGGAAGATCGCTGA
- a CDS encoding DUF2784 domain-containing protein: MVALALAELVVVLHYAALVFLVVGGFLARRWRWLVYPHVAMAAWGLSVVVFALDCPLTMLENELRVLGGEPPLTRGFIDTYIDGVLYPESLATPVQVLVAVLVLGSWLSLVASRRSAAPSENAVGRSPS, encoded by the coding sequence ATGGTCGCTCTCGCGCTCGCCGAACTCGTCGTGGTGCTGCACTACGCCGCACTGGTGTTCCTGGTCGTCGGGGGGTTCCTCGCCCGCAGGTGGCGCTGGTTGGTCTACCCGCACGTCGCGATGGCGGCGTGGGGGCTGTCGGTGGTGGTGTTCGCGCTCGACTGCCCGCTGACGATGCTGGAGAACGAGCTGCGCGTGCTCGGCGGGGAACCGCCGCTCACCAGGGGCTTCATCGACACCTACATCGACGGCGTGCTCTACCCGGAGTCGCTGGCCACGCCGGTGCAGGTGCTGGTGGCGGTGCTGGTGCTCGGCTCCTGGCTCTCTCTGGTCGCCTCGCGCCGCTCGGCGGCGCCGAGCGAGAACGCCGTGGGCCGGTCGCCGAGCTGA
- the pyrE gene encoding orotate phosphoribosyltransferase, which produces MVLDAVAKAELARLVSELAVVHGKVTLSSGAEADYYIDLRRATLHHAAAPLIGKLLRQLTSDWDYAASGGLTLGADPVACAIMHSAAADGEVLDAFVVRKATKQHGMQRRIEGVDVEGKRVLAVEDTSTTGGSVMTAVEALREAGAIVVGVVTVVDRGTGAREVIEAEGLSYRYLLDLADLGLA; this is translated from the coding sequence GTGGTTCTGGATGCCGTCGCCAAGGCCGAGCTTGCCCGCCTGGTGAGCGAGTTGGCCGTGGTGCACGGCAAGGTCACGCTGTCCTCCGGCGCCGAGGCCGACTACTACATCGACCTCCGCAGGGCCACCCTGCACCACGCCGCGGCCCCGCTCATCGGCAAGCTCCTGCGGCAGCTCACCTCGGACTGGGACTACGCCGCCTCCGGCGGCCTGACCCTGGGCGCCGACCCGGTCGCCTGCGCGATCATGCACTCGGCCGCCGCCGACGGCGAGGTGCTCGACGCGTTCGTGGTGCGCAAGGCCACCAAGCAGCACGGGATGCAGCGCCGCATCGAGGGCGTCGACGTCGAGGGCAAGCGCGTCCTGGCCGTCGAGGACACCTCCACCACCGGCGGCAGCGTCATGACCGCCGTGGAGGCGCTGCGCGAGGCAGGCGCGATCGTCGTCGGCGTCGTGACCGTGGTCGACCGGGGCACCGGCGCCCGCGAGGTCATCGAGGCGGAGGGCCTGTCCTACCGCTACCTCCTCGACCTCGCCGACCTGGGTCTGGCGTGA